A single window of Methanomassiliicoccaceae archaeon DNA harbors:
- a CDS encoding aldo/keto reductase, translating into MNSIRFRGMDISPVGIGTAAWGGGINGGGQMYGSSISANELSYIFRQAVVQGINLFDTSPAFGTGETALGYASRSNKSVKFSTKFVPSGFQTKKAMRRSAMNSMEAIGTNAIEFYGIQTPADVKKWTAELIPLLDEGIVKNVGVSNHNLDEIVQAQEILEKAGHSLAYVQNHYSIISHEERDEGIIDWCRNNNALFFTYMVLEQGALTRRYSSASLFDAGTYRGRIYNLQVMNALSPLKTEMEKLADSYNVSDSQIAIAWSIGRGAIPIVGVTRSSHIGGIVSALDFSLDEDDLKHLEDTANSIKVDIKGFWELEV; encoded by the coding sequence GGGCATAGGCACCGCGGCATGGGGCGGCGGCATCAACGGCGGCGGTCAGATGTACGGCAGCAGCATTTCCGCCAACGAGCTGAGCTACATATTCAGACAGGCCGTGGTCCAAGGCATCAATCTGTTCGATACTTCTCCCGCTTTCGGCACGGGCGAGACCGCACTGGGCTACGCCAGCAGGTCGAACAAATCCGTAAAATTCTCCACAAAGTTCGTTCCATCAGGCTTCCAGACCAAGAAAGCGATGCGCAGGTCGGCCATGAACAGCATGGAGGCGATCGGAACGAACGCCATCGAATTCTATGGTATCCAGACGCCTGCCGATGTGAAAAAATGGACCGCTGAGCTAATCCCTCTCCTTGACGAAGGCATCGTCAAGAACGTAGGGGTATCGAACCATAATCTCGACGAGATCGTCCAGGCCCAGGAGATACTGGAAAAGGCCGGTCATTCCCTTGCGTACGTTCAGAATCACTACAGCATCATCAGCCACGAGGAGAGGGACGAAGGGATAATCGATTGGTGCAGAAACAACAACGCGCTTTTCTTCACATACATGGTACTGGAGCAGGGCGCGCTCACCAGGAGATATTCCAGTGCATCGCTTTTCGACGCCGGCACATATCGCGGACGCATTTACAATCTGCAGGTCATGAATGCGCTCTCTCCCCTGAAGACGGAGATGGAAAAGCTGGCCGACAGCTACAACGTATCAGATTCGCAGATCGCCATCGCTTGGAGCATAGGGCGCGGTGCGATACCCATCGTGGGCGTCACCCGCTCCTCGCACATAGGCGGAATCGTCTCCGCCCTGGACTTCTCCCTCGACGAAGACGACCTGAAGCATCTGGAGGACACTGCCAATTCCATAAAGGTGGATATAAAGGGTTTCTGGGAATTAGAGGTCTGA
- a CDS encoding sodium:solute symporter family protein, whose protein sequence is MTDGVNLVIFGAMALVFAIATAILGYYGYKNTRNSEQFMLGRNKTSPVIIALSYGATFLSASAIIGFGGQAAVHGMSILWLCFLNLFIGLVVAFVVFGPRTRKLGTKLGASTFADLLGKIYKSKGIRAFTAILIIVMMPIYCAAVLKGAVNSLSVITGLTQYYDVVLVVLALVVALYVVYGGIIAVMYNDALQAAIMFIGMAVILIFTYVMFGGVTSANGQLTNLWDAGIVEQLGTLEGARGWTSFSEFGSSEWMLVVTTFLMGVGIGSLTQPQLVVRFMSAKDDKTLYKSLIIGSIFMLVVVGSAYTVGPLSNIYFANEYGMGSFEYIKSLGLGTDFIIPQFLSEIFSNTTFGDVFISLFLLALISAAISTLSALMHTIGVAGGYDMFTLVRNRITGEDRDSQSIRVNRIFTMIMLIVVVVYCYAMPKDIIAKATSVFMGLTAAALLPAFAHALYSKAPNTKAAIASMASGTVTYMIWALFVNAGTASFLPICKMLTGSAVLFPGTFMSEIDAMIIALPISIIAMLVVLLANRKTVRSGAEASDL, encoded by the coding sequence ATGACTGATGGCGTAAATCTTGTCATCTTCGGTGCCATGGCCTTGGTTTTTGCGATCGCCACCGCGATCTTGGGCTATTACGGATATAAAAACACCCGCAACAGCGAGCAGTTCATGCTCGGGCGGAACAAGACGAGCCCCGTGATAATCGCGCTGTCGTACGGCGCCACTTTCCTGAGCGCATCGGCGATAATAGGGTTCGGCGGACAGGCGGCCGTGCACGGGATGTCCATACTATGGCTGTGCTTCCTGAACCTGTTCATCGGTCTCGTGGTAGCTTTCGTCGTCTTCGGCCCGAGGACCCGCAAGCTGGGAACCAAGCTCGGGGCATCCACGTTCGCCGACCTGCTCGGCAAAATATACAAATCGAAAGGGATACGCGCATTCACCGCGATACTGATCATAGTTATGATGCCGATCTATTGCGCGGCGGTGCTGAAGGGCGCAGTCAACTCGCTTTCCGTCATCACAGGCCTCACGCAGTACTACGACGTAGTATTGGTGGTATTGGCCCTGGTGGTCGCACTGTATGTGGTGTATGGCGGGATAATCGCCGTGATGTACAACGATGCGTTGCAGGCGGCGATAATGTTCATCGGAATGGCCGTCATTCTGATCTTCACTTACGTTATGTTCGGCGGGGTCACGTCGGCCAACGGACAGCTTACGAACCTGTGGGATGCCGGCATAGTAGAACAGCTGGGCACACTGGAGGGCGCCAGAGGATGGACGAGCTTCTCGGAGTTCGGCAGCTCCGAATGGATGCTTGTGGTGACCACGTTCCTGATGGGCGTGGGCATAGGGTCCCTGACCCAACCGCAGCTGGTCGTCAGATTCATGTCCGCCAAGGACGATAAGACGCTTTACAAATCTTTGATAATCGGCAGCATTTTCATGCTTGTAGTCGTGGGGTCGGCATACACGGTCGGCCCTCTGAGCAACATCTACTTTGCCAACGAGTACGGGATGGGCTCTTTCGAGTACATAAAAAGTCTGGGGCTCGGGACGGACTTCATCATACCGCAGTTCCTCTCCGAAATATTCAGTAACACCACGTTCGGCGATGTGTTCATCTCGCTGTTCCTTCTCGCCCTGATAAGCGCGGCGATCTCCACCTTGAGCGCGCTGATGCACACCATAGGGGTGGCCGGGGGCTACGACATGTTCACCCTGGTAAGGAACCGCATAACGGGAGAGGACAGGGATTCGCAGTCCATCAGGGTGAACAGGATATTCACCATGATCATGCTGATCGTGGTGGTGGTATACTGTTACGCTATGCCTAAAGATATCATAGCCAAGGCGACTTCGGTGTTCATGGGGCTCACGGCCGCCGCGCTGCTTCCGGCGTTCGCGCATGCCTTGTATTCCAAGGCCCCGAACACCAAGGCGGCGATAGCGAGCATGGCGTCCGGAACCGTGACTTACATGATCTGGGCCCTGTTCGTCAATGCGGGAACGGCGAGCTTTTTACCCATATGCAAGATGCTCACCGGAAGCGCCGTGCTGTTCCCGGGCACATTTATGTCGGAGATAGACGCGATGATAATAGCGTTGCCGATATCCATCATTGCGATGCTCGTTGTGCTGCTGGCTAACAGAAAAACGGTCAGATCCGGAGCGGAGGCCTCAGACCTCTAA
- a CDS encoding methanogenesis marker 2 protein: MSLDELVGAIRTFPGVTRKRPIHEIVDLLPLKEFPEVFAAEGEDAAAIDYGDDYLLFAADGIMSTLVRSDPFYAGYFAVLVNVNDIAAMGGKSIAMVDVISMKSSKVCNQILRGMEAGIKKFNVPIVGGHTHPDSDFDSIEISIVGSVPKDDIILSSTAAAGDDIVFVIDLDGSYPKNLPYAWDTTTLKSDAEVQKQMAVLPKLAAEHLVNAGKDMSNPGSIGTLGMMLEVSSIGGTVDVSKIPIPDKVDLVQWCLSYQGFGFVFSCPPKNSARVIELFESVGVAGAVVGSVDSSRELKLTMGGETRVLFDFSKDIITGCHPKDGK, from the coding sequence ATGTCGCTGGATGAACTTGTGGGTGCAATACGCACCTTTCCGGGCGTAACCAGGAAACGTCCGATCCACGAAATAGTAGATCTTCTGCCCCTGAAAGAATTCCCTGAGGTTTTCGCCGCCGAGGGCGAGGACGCGGCTGCGATAGATTACGGGGACGACTATCTCCTGTTTGCCGCCGACGGCATAATGAGTACGCTCGTCAGGTCCGATCCGTTCTACGCCGGATATTTTGCTGTACTCGTTAACGTCAACGATATAGCGGCCATGGGCGGAAAGTCGATCGCGATGGTCGATGTAATATCCATGAAGAGCTCGAAGGTCTGCAATCAGATACTCCGCGGCATGGAGGCGGGCATCAAGAAGTTCAATGTCCCCATCGTCGGGGGGCATACCCATCCCGACAGCGATTTCGATTCCATCGAGATCTCCATAGTCGGCTCGGTACCCAAAGACGATATAATCTTAAGCTCCACCGCCGCGGCGGGTGACGATATCGTGTTCGTCATCGACCTCGACGGATCCTATCCTAAGAACCTCCCCTATGCATGGGACACCACGACCCTGAAGTCAGATGCGGAGGTCCAAAAACAGATGGCCGTCCTTCCGAAGCTTGCGGCCGAGCACCTCGTGAACGCAGGCAAGGACATGAGCAACCCCGGGAGCATAGGGACATTGGGAATGATGCTCGAGGTCTCGTCTATCGGAGGGACCGTAGATGTTTCTAAAATCCCGATACCGGACAAGGTCGACCTCGTACAATGGTGTCTTTCTTACCAGGGATTCGGTTTTGTGTTCTCGTGCCCGCCTAAGAATTCCGCGAGGGTCATCGAACTCTTCGAATCCGTGGGGGTCGCCGGCGCCGTAGTCGGCAGCGTAGACAGCTCCAGGGAGCTGAAGCTCACAATGGGCGGAGAGACCAGGGTGCTTTTCGACTTCTCCAAAGATATAATAACTGGGTGCCACCCGAAAGACGGAAAATAA
- a CDS encoding nucleotide pyrophosphohydrolase: MRDFTATVDELKTIVRLFCEDRDWDKFHNPKDLAIGISTEASELLDIFRFKDASECKEIFENMESRDAVRDELADVLYFVLRFAQMNNIDLASALVDKIYKNGNKYPADKFKGSNKKYNEQ, from the coding sequence ATGCGGGACTTCACAGCGACGGTGGACGAACTGAAAACGATCGTACGTTTATTCTGCGAGGACAGAGACTGGGATAAATTCCACAACCCCAAGGACCTTGCGATCGGCATATCTACCGAAGCCTCGGAACTTCTTGACATTTTCAGGTTCAAAGACGCGTCCGAGTGCAAAGAGATCTTCGAGAATATGGAGAGCAGGGACGCCGTCCGCGATGAACTGGCGGACGTGCTCTATTTCGTACTGAGGTTCGCACAGATGAACAACATCGACCTGGCATCGGCATTGGTAGATAAGATCTACAAGAATGGTAACAAATATCCTGCAGATAAATTCAAAGGCTCGAATAAAAAATACAACGAGCAATGA
- a CDS encoding heme exporter protein CcmD, translating to MFGITDPYIWGAYAACFLTTAFCIIFGLIKGKAGTGEEEDDADD from the coding sequence ATGTTCGGAATAACCGACCCATACATCTGGGGAGCCTATGCGGCATGCTTCCTGACAACAGCATTCTGCATAATTTTTGGCCTCATCAAAGGAAAAGCGGGGACCGGAGAAGAGGAGGATGACGCCGATGACTGA